TGCAGAGGCCCAGATGGAGCGATTAAGCGACAGGACTAAGAAATGCGGTCGAAGCTGGTCTTGGGAAGGCCTGCAGGCGATGATGGCCCTGCTTCGGGCAAAGTGCAGCGGTACGCTGGAGTCGTTCCTGGCCAGGATTTCGGAAGAGGCAAGGCCGCCGGAGGCTTCAGAGGACGACTTGGCAAAAGAGGCCGCCAGCGCGGTAATCGAGGTTTTACGGACGGGGCGGAACGACAGAGCGTGCCATGCGCCGATCATGGACGCCGGGATTGTGAGGAG
This is a stretch of genomic DNA from Bacillota bacterium. It encodes these proteins:
- a CDS encoding UPF0236 family protein, yielding LDKLIADIAPIAESVCDYRVRLRARGIETTGLRSLGAAEAQMERLSDRTKKCGRSWSWEGLQAMMALLRAKCSGTLESFLARISEEARPPEASEDDLAKEAASAVIEVLRTGRNDRACHAPIMDAGIVRSGGLSHVFHELASESWL